From Arvicanthis niloticus isolate mArvNil1 chromosome 22, mArvNil1.pat.X, whole genome shotgun sequence, the proteins below share one genomic window:
- the Adamts10 gene encoding A disintegrin and metalloproteinase with thrombospondin motifs 10 isoform X4 encodes MMPMSSADSSMESNREVCSELWCLSKSNRCITNSIPAAEGTLCQTHTIDKGWCYKRVCVPFGSRPEGVDGAWGPWTPWGDCSRSCGGGVSSSSRHCDSPRPTIGGKYCLGERRRHRSCNTNDCPPGSQDFREMQCSEFDSVPFRGKFYTWKTYRGGGVKACSLTCLAEGFNFYTERAAAVVDGTPCRPDTVDICVSGECKHVGCDRVLGSDLREDKCRVCGGDGSACETIEGVFSPALPGTGYEDVVWIPKGSVHIFIQDLNLSLSHLALKGDQESLLLEGLPGTPQPHRLPLAGTTFHLRQGPDQAQSLEALGPINASLIIMVLAQAELPALRYRFNAPIARDALPPYSWHYAPWTKCSAQCAGGSQVQVVECRNQLDSSAVAPHYCSAHSKLPKRQRACNTEPCPPDWVVGNWSRCSRSCDAGVRSRSVVCQRRVSAAEEKALDDSACPQPRPPVLEACQGPMCPPEWAALDWSECTPSCGPGLRHRVVLCKSADQRSTLPPGHCPPAAKPPSTMRCNLRRCPPARWVASEWGECSTQCGVGQQQRTVHCTSHTGQPSRECTEALRPSTTQQCEAKCDSVVPPADGPEECKDVNKVAYCPLVLKFQFCSRAYFRQMCCKTCQGR; translated from the exons ATGATGCCGATGAGCAGTGCCGATTCCAGCATGGAGTCAAATCGC GAGGTCTGCAGTGAACTATGGTGTCTGAGCAAGAGTAATCGGTGCATCACCAACAGCATCCCAGCTGCTGAGGGAACACTGTGCCAAACACACACTATCGACAAAGGG TGGTGCTACAAACGAGTGTGTGTCCCCTTTGGGTCTCGGCCAGAGGGTGTAGATGGGGCCTGGGGCCCGTGGACTCCATGGGGTGACTGCAGCAGGTCATGTGGTGGTGGTGTATCATCTTCCAGCCGTCACTGCGACAGCCCCAG GCCAACCATTGGGGGGAAATACTGTCTTGGCGAGAGACGGAGGCACCGGTCCTGCAACACCAAT GACTGTCCACCTGGCTCCCAGGACTTCAGAGAAATGCAGTGCTCTGAATTTGACAGTGTTCCTTTCCGTGGAAAATTCTACACATGGAAGACATACCGAGGAG GGGGCGTGAAGGCCTGTTCGCTGACTTGCCTAGCAGAAGGCTTCAACTTCTACACGGAGAGAGCTGCAGCTGTGGTGGATGGGACTCCCTGCCGCCCTGACACAGTGGACATTTGTGTCAGCGGCGAGTGCAAG CATGTGGGCTGTGACAGGGTCCTGGGTTCTGATCTCCGAGAGGACAAATGCCGAGTGTGTGGGGGTGACGGCAGTGCCTGTGAGACCATTGAGGGGGTCTTCAGCCCAGCTTTGCCAGGAACTG GGTATGAGGACGTCGTCTGGATCCCCAAAGGCTCAGTCCACATTTTCATCCAAGATCTGAACCTGTCCCTTAGTCACCTGG CCCTAAAGGGGGACCAGGAGTCCCTGCTACTGGAGGGTCTACCTGGGACCCCCCAACCTCACCGCCTTCCCCTGGCTGGAACCACATTCCATCTACGGCAGGGGCCAGACCAGGCTCAGAGCCTAGAAGCCCTGGGACCCATTAATGCATCTCTCATCATCATG GTGCTGGCCCAGGCAGAGTTGCCTGCTCTCCGCTACCGCTTCAATGCACCCATTGCCCGAGATGCACTGCCTCCCTACTCCTGGCACTATGCCCCCTGGACCAAATGCTCGGCCCAGTGTGCAGGCG gcAGCCAGGTCCAAGTGGTGGAGTGCCGAAATCAGCTGGACAGCTCGGCAGTGGCCCCACACTACTGCAGTGCCCACAGCAAATTGCCCAAGAGGCAGCGTGCCTGCAACACAGAACCATGCCCGCCAGA TTGGGTTGTAGGAAATTGGTCACGATGCAGCCGGAGCTGCGATGCTGGTGTGCGTAGCCGCTCAGTGGTGTGTCAACGCCGGgtgtctgctgcagaggagaAAGCCTTAGACGACAGTGCCTGTCCACAGCCACGCCCACCTGTGCTGGAGGCCTGCCAAGGCCCAATGTGCCCTCCTGAGTGGGCAGCCCTGGACTGGTCTGAG TGTACCCCAAGCTGTGGGCCTGGTCTCCGCCACCGGgtggtcctttgtaagagtgcAGATCAACGATCTACTCTGCCCCCTGGTCACTGCCCTCCTGCAGCCAAGCCACCATCTACTATGCGATGCAACTTGCGCCGCTGCCCTCCTGCACGCTGGGTGGCCAGTGAGTGGGGTGAG TGTTCCACACAGTGTGGCGTGGGCCAGCAGCAGCGCACAGTGCACTGCACCAGCCACACTGGCCAGCCATCCCGAGAGTGCACTGAGGCCCTGCGGCCATCCACCACGCAGCAGTGTGAGGCCAAGTGTGACAGTGTGGTGCCACCTGCAGATGGCCCAGAAG AATGCAAGGATGTGAACAAGGTGGCATACTGCCCCCTGGTGCTCAAATTTCAGTTCTGTAGCCGAGCCTACTTCCGCCAGATGTGCTGCAAAACCTGCCAAGGCCGCTAG
- the Adamts10 gene encoding A disintegrin and metalloproteinase with thrombospondin motifs 10 isoform X3, whose product MMPMSSADSSMESNRVSEVCSELWCLSKSNRCITNSIPAAEGTLCQTHTIDKGWCYKRVCVPFGSRPEGVDGAWGPWTPWGDCSRSCGGGVSSSSRHCDSPRPTIGGKYCLGERRRHRSCNTNDCPPGSQDFREMQCSEFDSVPFRGKFYTWKTYRGGGVKACSLTCLAEGFNFYTERAAAVVDGTPCRPDTVDICVSGECKHVGCDRVLGSDLREDKCRVCGGDGSACETIEGVFSPALPGTGYEDVVWIPKGSVHIFIQDLNLSLSHLALKGDQESLLLEGLPGTPQPHRLPLAGTTFHLRQGPDQAQSLEALGPINASLIIMVLAQAELPALRYRFNAPIARDALPPYSWHYAPWTKCSAQCAGGSQVQVVECRNQLDSSAVAPHYCSAHSKLPKRQRACNTEPCPPDWVVGNWSRCSRSCDAGVRSRSVVCQRRVSAAEEKALDDSACPQPRPPVLEACQGPMCPPEWAALDWSECTPSCGPGLRHRVVLCKSADQRSTLPPGHCPPAAKPPSTMRCNLRRCPPARWVASEWGECSTQCGVGQQQRTVHCTSHTGQPSRECTEALRPSTTQQCEAKCDSVVPPADGPEECKDVNKVAYCPLVLKFQFCSRAYFRQMCCKTCQGR is encoded by the exons ATGATGCCGATGAGCAGTGCCGATTCCAGCATGGAGTCAAATCGCGTCAGT GAGGTCTGCAGTGAACTATGGTGTCTGAGCAAGAGTAATCGGTGCATCACCAACAGCATCCCAGCTGCTGAGGGAACACTGTGCCAAACACACACTATCGACAAAGGG TGGTGCTACAAACGAGTGTGTGTCCCCTTTGGGTCTCGGCCAGAGGGTGTAGATGGGGCCTGGGGCCCGTGGACTCCATGGGGTGACTGCAGCAGGTCATGTGGTGGTGGTGTATCATCTTCCAGCCGTCACTGCGACAGCCCCAG GCCAACCATTGGGGGGAAATACTGTCTTGGCGAGAGACGGAGGCACCGGTCCTGCAACACCAAT GACTGTCCACCTGGCTCCCAGGACTTCAGAGAAATGCAGTGCTCTGAATTTGACAGTGTTCCTTTCCGTGGAAAATTCTACACATGGAAGACATACCGAGGAG GGGGCGTGAAGGCCTGTTCGCTGACTTGCCTAGCAGAAGGCTTCAACTTCTACACGGAGAGAGCTGCAGCTGTGGTGGATGGGACTCCCTGCCGCCCTGACACAGTGGACATTTGTGTCAGCGGCGAGTGCAAG CATGTGGGCTGTGACAGGGTCCTGGGTTCTGATCTCCGAGAGGACAAATGCCGAGTGTGTGGGGGTGACGGCAGTGCCTGTGAGACCATTGAGGGGGTCTTCAGCCCAGCTTTGCCAGGAACTG GGTATGAGGACGTCGTCTGGATCCCCAAAGGCTCAGTCCACATTTTCATCCAAGATCTGAACCTGTCCCTTAGTCACCTGG CCCTAAAGGGGGACCAGGAGTCCCTGCTACTGGAGGGTCTACCTGGGACCCCCCAACCTCACCGCCTTCCCCTGGCTGGAACCACATTCCATCTACGGCAGGGGCCAGACCAGGCTCAGAGCCTAGAAGCCCTGGGACCCATTAATGCATCTCTCATCATCATG GTGCTGGCCCAGGCAGAGTTGCCTGCTCTCCGCTACCGCTTCAATGCACCCATTGCCCGAGATGCACTGCCTCCCTACTCCTGGCACTATGCCCCCTGGACCAAATGCTCGGCCCAGTGTGCAGGCG gcAGCCAGGTCCAAGTGGTGGAGTGCCGAAATCAGCTGGACAGCTCGGCAGTGGCCCCACACTACTGCAGTGCCCACAGCAAATTGCCCAAGAGGCAGCGTGCCTGCAACACAGAACCATGCCCGCCAGA TTGGGTTGTAGGAAATTGGTCACGATGCAGCCGGAGCTGCGATGCTGGTGTGCGTAGCCGCTCAGTGGTGTGTCAACGCCGGgtgtctgctgcagaggagaAAGCCTTAGACGACAGTGCCTGTCCACAGCCACGCCCACCTGTGCTGGAGGCCTGCCAAGGCCCAATGTGCCCTCCTGAGTGGGCAGCCCTGGACTGGTCTGAG TGTACCCCAAGCTGTGGGCCTGGTCTCCGCCACCGGgtggtcctttgtaagagtgcAGATCAACGATCTACTCTGCCCCCTGGTCACTGCCCTCCTGCAGCCAAGCCACCATCTACTATGCGATGCAACTTGCGCCGCTGCCCTCCTGCACGCTGGGTGGCCAGTGAGTGGGGTGAG TGTTCCACACAGTGTGGCGTGGGCCAGCAGCAGCGCACAGTGCACTGCACCAGCCACACTGGCCAGCCATCCCGAGAGTGCACTGAGGCCCTGCGGCCATCCACCACGCAGCAGTGTGAGGCCAAGTGTGACAGTGTGGTGCCACCTGCAGATGGCCCAGAAG AATGCAAGGATGTGAACAAGGTGGCATACTGCCCCCTGGTGCTCAAATTTCAGTTCTGTAGCCGAGCCTACTTCCGCCAGATGTGCTGCAAAACCTGCCAAGGCCGCTAG